TAAAAATATTAAATGATGAAATTAATAAACAAAAAAATGATTTAAATTTAAATAAAATTAAAAATAGTTTTAATATAGATAAATTAAAAACATATTGCGAACAATTTTTCAATAATATTGATATAAAACAAATAAAAACAAATAAAGACTACGATATTTATCAATTAAATATGAATACTAAAGTAAATAGCCCTAAAATGTTTTATAATTTTATAGATAAACTAAATAGTGTTGATAATATAATTAAAATACATTTACCTATAATAATGGAATCAAACAAAGAAACAATAAAAATAAAATTTAATATATTAATTTATAAAACATAATCGCCTAAATAGGCGATTAATTAATCATTTGCATGTAATTCGTTAGCATAAAAACTTACTGATTTCATACCTTCCTTAAGTGCCCACTCGTAAGCACTATTTACGAAATTCCAGTTAATATGCTCATAAAATTTCTCTAAATAAGCTGCTCTTGCATTTCTATGGTCTACATAATAAGCATGTTCCCATACATCAACCACTAATAATGGAACTTTATTCTCAGTTATAGGCGTTGCTGCATTACTAGTTTTTACTAATTCTAATTTTTTAGTATTAGAATCAAATACTAGCCAAAACCATCCGCTACCAAATAATGCTGTAGCACCTTTAATAAATTCATCTTTAAAATTTTCACAGGTCTTAAAATTTGCCTCAATAGCTGCTTTTAATTCCTTTGAAACTTCTCCGCCCTTACCTTTTGGTGCTATACAATCAAAATAAAAATCATGATTATAAACTTGAGCAGCGTTATTAAATACACCACCATCACTTGTTTTAATAATTTCTACCAAATCTTTTTTAGCAAAATCATTATCTTTTATTAAATTATTTAAGTTATTCACATAAGTTTGATGATGTTTACCATGATGAAAACTAAATGTTTCTTCACTTAAAAAACCTGAAAATTCGTTAGTTTGATAATTTAATGTTCTTAATTTAAACATATTTTCTCCTTACTTTTAATAATTAAAAATTAAACTATAACTAAAAAAAGATAATAATTGTATGATTTTAAAAAAATATTTTTTTACTCAAAGATGATAAAATCAGAACAAAGGAGAACAAATGAATAATTTTGAAAATTTTTTTAATGATGCAAAACATATATTTAAGGATAGAATTTTTAATGATTATCTTAGATGTTTTGCTTATGGAATTGATGCTTCATGCTATCACTATGTACCAAAAGTAGTGGTAATTGCAAACAATGAAGAAGAAGTCAAAACAATAATAACTCTAGCAAATAAACATAAAACACCAGTTTGCTTTAGAGCCGCAGGAACCAGCCTTAGTGGTCAAAGTTCATGTGATACAATTTTAGTTATAATTAAATTTTCGTTTAAAAAAATAGCTATTAGTGAAGATGCTAAAACAATAAGTTTAGGCTGTGGCGTAGTTGGTATAAATGCTAATTATAGTTTAAAAAATTTAAGAAAAAAAATAGGTCCGGATCCAGCTACTATTAATTCAGCTTTAATAGGCGGTATTATTAATAACAACTCAAGTGGTATGTGTTGTGGAGTTAAAGATAATAGTTACAAAACATTAAAAAGCATAAGAGTAATACTAAATGATGGTAGTGTATTAGATACAGGAGATGAAGAAAGTATTGCAAATTTTCGTAAAACTCATGCAAATTTATTACAAAAAATTAGTGATATAAAAAACAAAATAAAAAATGACGAAGAATTATATAATTTAATAAAGAGAAAATTTAAAATAAAAAACACAACAGGATATAGTATAAATTCATTTATTGATTTTGATGATGAAATAGATATTTTAGCTCATTTATTTGTGGGAAGCGAAGGAACACTTGGTTTTGTTAGTGAAGTTAGACTAAACACTATAGATGATTTAGAATTTAAAGCCTGTGCATTGTTATTTTTTAATACAATTCAAGATGCTGCGAACACAATTAGTGAATTTGCTAAATTTGATTTTATAAATTCAGCTGAAATAATGGATTATTCTAGCTTAAAAGCTGTTAGTGCATATCCTGAATTAAAAGATTTATTAGGCGATATCAAAAACGGAAATACCTGTGTTCTAATACAAACAGAAAATAACGATGAAACAATATTAGATAAAAATATAGAAAAAATCAAAGAAATATCACAACTAAGCTATAAATCATATTTTAGTAAAGATAGTAAAGAATTTGATTTATGGTGGAAAATTAGAAAAGGATTATTACCAATAGCTGCCGGAATTAGAAAACCAGGTGCTACCGTAATTACCGAAGATATTTGTTTTGAAATAAAAGACTTAGCAAATGGAATTACTAGTATACAAGAATTATTTAATGAATTTGGATTTGCCGATAATGGGATAATTTTTGGACACGCACTAGCTGGAAATATACATTTTATAATAACACCAAATTTAAATGATAAAAAAGAATTTGAAAATTTCGCAAAACTAGTAGAAAAAATGTCAAGCGTAGTTGCAAGTTATGGCGGTAGTATAAAAGCTGAGCATGGAACTGGTAGAATGGTAGCGCCTTTCGTTGAACTTGAATGGGGTAAAAAAGCATATGAAATTAATTGTAAAGTTAAAGAAATTTTTGATGAAAATAATATTTTTAACCCTGATGTAATAATTACAAAAGATAAAGAAATTTACAAAAAAAATATAAAACAACCTAGTATTATTGATGAAAAATTAAATATTTGTATGGAATGTGGTTTTTGCGAGAGATTTTGTCCATCAAACGAACATACTATAACGCCTAGACAAAGAATTGCTATCCTAAGAGAAATAGAAAGATTAGAAAAATTAAATAATGAAGATAGTAATAAAAAACTAAAAGATATAAGAAAAAATTACAAATATTGTGTAGATACTACCTGTGCTGCCTGTGGAATTTGTTCAGTAGTTTGTCCTCTAGGTATAAATTTTGCTGATTTTTCAATAGACTATAGAAAGAAAAATGTAGGAGCTATATCAAAATTCATAGCAAATTTAGCATACAATAACCACCCTACTACATTAGGTATTGCTAAATTTTCTTTAGGAGTCGCAAATCAATTTGGAAACGACTTCTTAGATAATACTCTAAGCGCTTTACATATGCCACAAAGTAGAAAGTATTTACCAGAAAAAAATAATTTTAAAACAAGTGATAAAAAGACTGATTTTAATATTTTATATTTTACTAGCTGTCTAAATAAAGCTTTTAAACCAAATAAAAAACTATATGATAAAAGACCTTTACAAGAAGTATTTGAAAATCTATGCAAAAAAGCAAATATAGGTGTTATTTATCCACCTAAAGATTTATGCTGTGGTAAAGCTTATGAAAATTTTCAAGATATACAAGATAAAAATAAAGAAAAATTAAAAAAATATTTTGCAGAACAAAAATTAATAATAGTAAGTGATCATAGCGCATGTAGCTCAAAATTGATACTTAATCAAAAAGAAAGTGAAATTTATGATTTAAGTGAATTTTTATTAAAATTTGTTGCACCTAAGTTAAAAATCAAAAAAATAGATGAAGAGATAGCAATTTATACAATGTGTGCTATGAGAAAATTAAAAAAAGAAAATGTTTTAAAAGAATTAGCAAGTCTTTGCACCAATAAAAAAATTTATGAAGATGTTGATACATATTGCTGTGCTTTTGCTGGTTATAAAGGATTTTTAACTCCTAAATTAAATATCTCAGCAACGAATAAATTCAAAGCATTTTTCTCAACTACAAATATAAAAAGAGGTTTTAGTACTTCAAGCACATGTGAGGTAGGTTTAGCTGATGCTACAAATATGTCATGGCAGCACATTGCATATTTATTAGATGAATGTAGCGAATAGTAATTTGTTTAGCTATTTTTTAGCTAAACAATTATTTAATTTTTTATTATTAATAATTTAGTTATAAACTCTAAAAAATATAAATTCAAGGAGAAAAAATGAAATCATTTTACTATGCAAGAGAGTGCGATGAAAAAGCTAATGAAATTATAAAAATGCTAAAAAACAAATATCCTGATTTAGTAGTTTATCAACCAGTTGCATGTGAATCAGGTCAGTGTAGATTAGAAAATTACAAAAAAGATTTAGATGTAAAATCATATTTTTCATATTCTACAAAAGATGCTATGAATGATTATTTAGAAAATAAAAATTTATTTTTCAAGAATATCATTAAAGATTATAAAAAATTACTAAGCGAACATAGTTTTGTATTAGTTGTAACTTTTAAAGAATTTGGAAAATTAAGTCCATTTGTAATAAATTTAGAATTAGTAAAAGAATTAAATTTAAATCTAGTAATTGAACCAGAATGTGAAGAATTAATAAAAATTGCTAAAAATTTTGGAATAACACCTGTAGTTGGCGAATGTCCTGCCATGGCAAAAGAACCTAATTTTATGACACCTATGGCATTTGAGAGCTTACTTGAGGAAAAAGCTAAAAGCAATTTAAAAACAGTTGTTCTACCAGAAGGAAATGATGATAGGATATTAAAAGCAGCTGACAAATTATTAAAAAGTGGGGCTGTTAAATTAATTATCTTAGGAAATAATAAAGAAATAGCACAAAAAGCTAGTGATTTAGGTATAGATTTAGATGATGTTAAGACTTATAATCCAGGTAATTCATCATTAGATGATGAATGTGCAAATGCACTTTATGAAGCTAGAAAATCAAAGGGAATGAGCCTTGAGCAAGCAAAAGAACTTATAAAAGATAGAAATTATTTTGGAACTTTATTAGTTCATTTAGGCTACGCTGATGCTATGGTTAGTGGGGCTGCATGTTCAACTGCTGATACAATTCGCCCAGCTCTTCAAATAGTTAAAACTAAACCAGGTGTTAAGAGTGTAAGTGGTGGATTTTTTATGTGCTTAAGTGATAAGGTTTGGTATTTTGCTGATTGTGCAGTAAATCCTAATCCAACTCCTGAAAATCTAGCCGAAATTGCAAGTGTTAGTGCAGCTACTTATAAGGCTTTTGGTTTTGAGCCAAGAGTTGCAATGCTATCTTATTCAACTGCAAATAGCGGTAGTGGAGTAAGCGTTGATTTGGTAAAACAAGCGTGCGAATTAGCAAAATCTTATGAGGGATTAAATTATGATGGTCCTATACAATTTGATGCAGCAGTAGATATTGCAACAGCAAGTAAAAAAATGCCTGATAGCAAAGTAGCAGGAAAGGCAAATGTATTTGTATTCCCTGATTTAAATGCAGGAAATATAGCTTATAAAGCAGTGCAAAGAAGTGCAGGGGCTATTGCGGTTGGTCCTGTTTTGCAAGGTTTAAACAAACCTATTAATGATTTAAGTAGGGGTTGTTTGGTTGAAGATATTGTAAATACATGCTTAATTAGTGCAATTCAAGCACAATAAATTATAAAAAAGGGAAAATTATGAAAAAAATATTAGTTTTAAATGCAGGTTCAAGCTCACTGAAATTCCAATTATTTTTTAATGAAGATAGTGTTGCGAGTGGTTTGGTTGAGCAAATTGGAGAAAGCAATTCAAGAGCAAAAATTAAATTTGATGGCAAAGAATTAGAGCATTTAGGTGGCATAAATAATCACGAAGATGGCTTAAAAGTAGTTCGTGATTTATTTGCTAAAAGCGGACTTTTAACTGATTTTAATGAATTAGCAGCAGTAGGTCATCGTGTGGTGCATGGTGGGGATAAATTTATTAAAGCAACATTAGTTGATGATAAATGTTTAAAAGCTTTAGATGAATTAGTAAAATTAGCACCTTTACATAATCCTGCAAATATTTCAGGAATTAAAACAATTATAAATCTTGCTCCAAGTGTTAAAAATATAGCAGTATTTGATACAGCATTTCATCAAACAATGCCAGAAATCGCATATCGCTATGCAATAGCTAATAAATATTATGAAGAAGATGGCGTTAGAAGATATGGCTTTCATGGAACATCTCATGAATTTGTAACTCGTGAAGCAGAAAAATTCTTAGGTATTAAAAACATAGATGCAATTACAGCTCACTTAGGAAATGGTGCAAGTATTAGTGCTATTAAAGATGGTAAATGCGTTGATACTTCAATGGGTCTTACTCCACTTGAAGGATTAATGATGGGAACTAGATGTGGGGATATTGATGCTGGAGCTTTATTTTATTTAGCATATAATAAAGGTTTAAGCATTGCTGAACTTGATAAAATTTGCAATAAACAAAGTGGTTTATTAGGAATTTGTGGTGCAAATGATATGCGTGAAATTGAAGAAAAAATGCAAAATGGTGATAAGAAAGCAAAATTAGCATTTGATATGTTTTGCTATAGAATTGCAAAATACATAGGCTCATATCTTGCAGTAACTCCTGCTAAGGCTCTAATTTTTACAGCAGGTATTGGTGAAAATGATGATTTAATGAGAGCTGCGGTTTGTAAGCAACTTGCACATCTTGGCTTTAGCATTGATGAAGAAAAAAATGCTAAGCGTGAAAAAGTAGCTAGAAATATAGCAAAAGCTGATTCAAAATACCCAATTTTAGTTATTCCAACTAACGAAGAATTATCAATAGTAAAACAAACAATGGAACTTATTTAATCCTATTGATTTAAATTCTTGTAAAACTATAAATAATTAAACATTATTTGTAGTTTTACTGCCATTATATCTTCTTAATTGTATTTTATTTTATATGTTGGGATTACATAACCACACCCATCTATATAATATTATCTCTCTTCTTTTTCCTTAGTATATGAGTTATATAACATTACTTGCATTTCATTTCCATCTATAAATTGAAATGAATTTTTATCAAAAAATCTTTTTTCAAAAAATACTAGATTATTGTTAAATTCATTAACTTCTTTTAATTCTAAACTATCTAAAGTTTTAAGAGATTTAACTTCATCAATGCTATTATAATTTTGCACTTCATATATTTTTGCATTACTTAATTTAAAATAATTTACAATTGCTCTTTTATATTTTTCTTCTTTTTCTAAATTACATTTATATCCGCTTTTAGAATAATCATATTTATAATTTGTATACTCATTTTTAAAATCCCAAAATAATAAATAGCCTTCTACTTCTAATTGCCTTTCAAGAGAGCAAAGCTCTTTTTTGGTTTTAAGAAATTTATCATAAGTTGAACTAAAGTATTTACTATAGATATTGTATGAATACTGAACAAGCATTAAAAAAACGAAAATAGCAATGATAAAAAACGCTAAACTCAAACCAACAAATAAAGATTTTTTTATTAATTCTTTAATAAAAGAAAGTATTTAACACCTCATATTTTTAATATAATCTTGTATTCTAATTTAAATCCTTTAAGGAATTTAAATTAGATTAATTATTTTTTATTGATTATATTTTTTATGATTGTTTCTAATTTATCATTATTAAATTATTTTTCAAAATTAAATTTGATCGATTACATGTGTTATTACAATTTTAAACGCCAAAAATAAAAGTAGCAAGCTTCCTATTGGTTGTAAAATTTTTTTATTAACTTTCATGTTACTTATAAACAAACTAGAAAAGCACATAAAAGATGTAATTAAAGCTATTAATAAAGAAGAAATAAATAAATTATATTCCAAAGAAAATATCATAAGTCCTGCACCTAGCGCATCAATACTAGTCGCTATGCTAAGCAAAAATAATGAACCATAACTTATATTAATATTCTCATTTTCATTATCTAAGAATTCCTTAAATAATTTATATGCTAAAAATACAAAAATTGCAAAAATCACATAATGGTCAATTGCTTGAATTAACTTCATATACCTTACATTTAATAAATAAGTTACATAATATCCCAAAATAGGCATTAAAACTTGAAAACAAGCAGATAATGCACTAAAAACTAATAACTTTTTTAAAGATTGTTTTTGTAGCACTAAGCAAATACTTAATGCTACAAAAAATGCGTCAATTGCTAAAGAGAAAGCTAAAATAACAATATCAATTATCATCAAATAAGCCATTCTCTTCTTCTAAATTTTCTTCTTCTATTTCTTCCTTAGGACATTTTGCAATGCTTACTACCTCATCACTACCAACATTTACAACGATTACTCCACTTGTATTTCTACCAGCTTTTCTAATGCTTTGCATATCAGTTCTAATCATCTTGCCACTACTTGTAAGCGCCATTAAATCCATAGTATCATCAACAATTACAATGCCTACTAAATCTTTTGTCTTTTGAGTAAGTTTCATACAAATTACGCCCTTACCACCACGACTTTGTAAGCGATATTCTCCTGCATCAGTTCTTTTTGCGATACCTTTTTGGCTAACACTTAAAATTTCTTGCTCATTACTTTCAATAACTACTGCACCTATTACATAATCTTGCTCTTCTTTAAAGCGAATAGCAGTTACTCCACGAGCTACACGACCAATTTGACGAACTTTTGTAAGTGGGAATTTAATACACATACCCTTTTTAGTAGCTACAAAAATCATAGTTCCACTAACTTGCTCTTCTTGGTTTTCTTGGTTTTCATCTAAAGAATTTTCTTCTTCAACAATTTGAATATTATCATCTTCAATAATTTCACTATTTTCATCAACCAAATCAATATTTTCACTATCATCATTTTGTGCTATTAAAACACTTACTAATTCATCATTTTCATCAAGATTAATAGCTCTTACACCAACTGAACGGATATTGCTATATTCACTTAAATTCGTGCGTTTAATAAGACCATTTTTAGTAAAGAATGCAAGTGATTTTGTCTTAGCAAAATCAGTTGTTGGAATTATTGCCATAATTTTTTCATCTGGTAAAAGATTGATTAGATTTACAACAGCTTTTCCTTTAGCAGTTCTACTACCTTCAGGAATTTTATAAACTTTTAACCAATATAGTTGTCCTTTATTAGTAACAAACATTAGCGTATCGTGAGAATTTGCAGTGAAGAAACTCTCTATAAAATCATCATCATAAGTAGTAACTGCAACTTTACCTTTACCACCACGCTTTTGTTTTTCATATGATTTTGTAGGAACTCTTTTGATATATCCACGATGAGTAATTGTAATTACCATTGGCTCATTTGGTATTAAATCTTCTACATCAATTTCATCATAATCATCTACTATTTCAGTAATTCTTGGAACTTTAAATTTATTTTTAATTTCTAATAATTCATCGTGAATTATTTCTTCTATTTTTTCTTCGCTTTTTAAGATTGCATTTAGTTCTTCAATTTTTGCTAAAAGCTCTCTTAACTCATCTTCTAATTTATCTCTTTCAAGTCCTGTAAGACGGCTAAGTCTCATTTCTAAAATAGCATTAGCTTGTAATTCAGTTAAGCTAAATTTTTCTACTAAAGCATCTCTTGCACTTGCAGTATCTGCACTTGATTTAATTAATGCAATTACTTCATCTATATTATCTAGTGCAATTTTAAGACCTTCTAAAATATGTGCTCTTGCTTTTGCTTTTTCAAGTTCAAAAATAGTTCTTCTAATAATTACGGTTTTTCTATGATTTAAAAATAAATCTAATAGCTCTATTAAAGAAAATACCTTAGGTTCTTTATTGTGAATTGCCAACATTATCACACCAAATGTTGTCTCCATTGTGGTGCTTTTAAATAAATTATTTAGCACAATTTCACTCATAGCATCACGCTTAAGCTCAATTACAAGGCGAATTCCATCTCTATCACTCTCATCTCTTGTCTCGCTTATACCTTCTATTTGCTTTTCTTTTACAAGCTCTGCAATTTGTTCGTGAAGTCTTGCTTTATTTACTTGATAAGGTAACTCATCAATTACTATTAGCTCTTTATTTCCTTTTTGTTCTATATGAGTTTTTGCTCTTACTTTAATTCTACCACGACCTGTTTTATAAGCTTCTATAATACCTTTTTTACCAAAAATTATCCCACCAGTTGGAAAATCAGGACCTTTTATAAACTGCATTATTTCTTCTAAACTAGCGTTTTTATTCTCAAGTAAATATAAAAGTCCATCTACTAATTCATCTAAACTATGTGGTGGAATATTAGTTGCCATACCAACAGCAATACCACTTGAGCCGTTTAACAATAAATTAGGTACTCTTGAAGGTAAAACATCAGGCTCACTCATACTATCATCATAGTTTGGAACAAAATCAACCGTGTCTTTATCTAAATCTTTTAACAATTCTTCAGCCAAAATTGTCATTCTAGCTTCAGTATAACGCATAGCTGCAGCACCATCTCCATCAACTGAACCAAAGTTTCCTTGACCATCAATACTTGGGTATCTCATTGAAAAGCTTTGTGCCATTCTTACTAAAGCATCATAAACAGCAGTATCTCCGTGCGGATGGTATTTACCGATTACATCACCCACTATACGAGCTGATTTTTTATAAGCACTTTTTGAACCTACTCCTAAATCATTCATTGCATAAAGAATTCTTCTATGAACCGGCTTTAATCCATCTCTTGCATCAGGTAAGGCACGGCCTATAATTACTGACATAGAATAATCAAGATAGCTTGTTTTTATACTATCTTCAATATCTACAACAGTAATTTCACTATTATCAAATAAATTCATTGTTTTCCTTTAAGTAAAGATTTTTTTATACTAGCAAACTAAACTTTCGCATCGGCTAATACGACCGCAAAAAGAACCTTAATTTTAGCTTTTTTAAGCACTAAATTCGCTTGTTTTAAAGACTCACCTGAAGTGATAATATCATCTACTAAAATTACAGGTAATTCCAAGGTCTTTTGCAATTCATATTTTCTTTTATTTTTCTTTCTAAATGAAAGGCTTTTACCTTTATAAATAATCTTATTTTTTGCTTTAATTGCGTTATATAATGGAATAATATTTTTTGATTTCATATTTTTAATAAGTATTGCCGTATGAGAATACCCACTAGAGCAATCATCATCTAAGCCTATAGCATAAGCTAATTCATTATCAAAATGAAATCTTTTATAAGAATAAGATGCGAGTTTATTTAATATAAAATATCCACTAATAAAATGCTTGTGATTTAATAATTTTTTAATTTTAGAATATTTATAAAAGCTAATTACTTCTAAACCATCATCTAAAATTCTTCTTTTACATTCAAGTAATTTAAATTCTTTTTCACAAGTTTTACAAAAAATCTTAAATGTAGGCTTAGAGCAATTATAACATAACAATTACAAACTCTTATAAAGGGTAATACACACCTAAATTATTATAAAATTATTTAACAGCGTTTTCCAAGCTTAATGCTGCATTTAATAAGTTTTGTTCATCAAATCTTTTTGCTACTAATTGAACGCTCACATTTAAATTATCTTCAGTTTTAGCAACAGGCACGCTAATACCTGCAAGCTTTGCAAGATTAACTGAAATAGTGAAAATATCTTCTAAATAGCTTTCAACAGAACTAGTCTTCGCATCAAATGATTTTGGAAGACTTGGTGCAACAGGCATTAGTATTAAATCATTATCGCTTAAAATTTCATTGTATTTTCTAGTGATAATTTCTCTTACTAATTGAGCTTTTTTATAATATGCGTCAATATAACCACTTGAAAGCACGAATGTTCCTAATAAAATTCTCTTTTGAACTTCAAGCCCAAAACCTTCGCTTCTAGTATTTACATATAACTCGTTTAAATCTTTAAATTCCTTAGCTCTATTGCCATATCTAATCCCATCGTAACGGCTTAAATTAGCACTTGCTTCAGCACAAGCTATTATATAATAAGCAGCTACATCGTATTTACTATCAGCAAGGCTAACTTCACTTATGGTATGACCACAAGCTTTTAATTTATCTATAGCTTTATAAGTTTGTGTTTTTATTTCATCAGAGCATGAATCTATATAATTTTTAATAATTGCGATTTTGTATTTTTTATTAGCGTCTAATTTATCAAATGTAGGCACAAATTGAATATCAGC
This is a stretch of genomic DNA from Campylobacter sp. MG1. It encodes these proteins:
- the gatA gene encoding Asp-tRNA(Asn)/Glu-tRNA(Gln) amidotransferase subunit GatA, whose amino-acid sequence is MITLEQALKLSDNELIELKKELNKLALENKHLGAYVEQLINTPLDDIDYLGVPVAIKDNIQVKGWSITNGSKIMQGYYAPYDASVISNMKKHKFAPFGRCNMDEFAMGNTTKTSFYGKTLNPLNNALVPGGSSGGSAAAVGAKIALAALGSDTGGSVRQPAAFCGCVGFKPSYGRVSRYGLASYSSSLDQIGVLTQNVKDASILYDAIAGHCEFDSTSADIQFVPTFDKLDANKKYKIAIIKNYIDSCSDEIKTQTYKAIDKLKACGHTISEVSLADSKYDVAAYYIIACAEASANLSRYDGIRYGNRAKEFKDLNELYVNTRSEGFGLEVQKRILLGTFVLSSGYIDAYYKKAQLVREIITRKYNEILSDNDLILMPVAPSLPKSFDAKTSSVESYLEDIFTISVNLAKLAGISVPVAKTEDNLNVSVQLVAKRFDEQNLLNAALSLENAVK